In Nitrobacteraceae bacterium AZCC 1564, the following proteins share a genomic window:
- a CDS encoding isovaleryl-CoA dehydrogenase (product_source=KO:K00253; cath_funfam=1.10.540.10,1.20.140.10,2.40.110.10; cog=COG1960; ko=KO:K00253; pfam=PF00441,PF02770,PF02771; superfamily=47203,56645), with translation MIPNAHSVFNFDLGETADAIRETVRDFSSNEIAPRADEIDKSNQFPRDLWPKLGALGLHGITVEEEYGGSGLGYLEHCVALEEISRASAAVGLSYGAHSNLCVNQIRRNGNEAQKRKYLPKLISGEHVGALAMSEPGAGSDVVSMKTRADKKGDRYIINGGKMWITNGPVAETLVVYAKTDPSAGPRGMTAFIIEKGMKGFSTAQKLDKLGMRGSDTAELVFEDCEVPEENVLGQVGRGVNVLMSGLDYERAVLAAGPLGIMQACLDVVMPYIHERKQFGQPIGNFQLVQGKVADMYVAMNASRAYVYAVAKACDRGETTREDAAGAILYAAERATQCALDAIQLLGGNGYINDYPTGRLLRDAKLYEIGAGTSEIRRMLIGRELFDKSS, from the coding sequence ATGATTCCGAATGCCCACAGTGTTTTCAATTTCGACCTTGGCGAAACAGCCGATGCGATCCGCGAGACGGTCCGCGATTTTTCATCCAACGAGATTGCGCCGCGCGCTGACGAAATTGACAAGAGCAACCAATTCCCGCGCGACCTGTGGCCCAAGCTAGGTGCGCTCGGCTTGCATGGCATTACCGTCGAGGAAGAGTATGGCGGCTCCGGACTGGGATATCTTGAACACTGCGTCGCGCTCGAAGAAATCTCCCGCGCCTCTGCGGCGGTTGGGCTCTCCTATGGCGCGCACTCAAATCTCTGCGTCAATCAGATCCGCCGCAATGGCAACGAGGCGCAGAAACGAAAATACCTTCCGAAGCTGATCTCTGGAGAACATGTCGGCGCGCTGGCGATGTCCGAGCCTGGCGCAGGGTCCGACGTCGTGTCGATGAAAACGCGCGCCGACAAAAAGGGAGATCGCTACATCATCAACGGCGGCAAGATGTGGATCACCAACGGCCCGGTCGCTGAGACGCTGGTCGTTTATGCCAAGACCGATCCATCCGCCGGCCCGCGGGGGATGACTGCATTCATCATTGAAAAAGGCATGAAGGGATTCTCCACGGCGCAGAAGCTGGACAAGCTCGGTATGCGCGGGTCCGATACTGCAGAGCTGGTGTTTGAGGATTGCGAAGTCCCCGAGGAGAATGTGCTCGGTCAGGTAGGGCGTGGCGTTAACGTCCTGATGTCGGGGCTCGACTATGAGCGCGCCGTGCTGGCCGCCGGTCCGCTCGGCATCATGCAAGCATGCCTTGATGTCGTGATGCCTTATATCCATGAGCGCAAACAGTTCGGCCAGCCGATCGGCAACTTCCAGCTCGTGCAGGGCAAGGTGGCGGATATGTACGTCGCGATGAATGCGTCGCGGGCGTATGTATATGCCGTGGCAAAGGCGTGCGATCGCGGTGAGACGACGCGGGAGGATGCTGCCGGTGCCATTCTTTATGCGGCTGAGCGCGCCACGCAATGTGCACTGGATGCGATCCAGTTGCTCGGCGGCAATGGTTATATCAATGACTATCCGACTGGGCGGCTGCTTCGTGATGCCAAGCTCTATGAGATCGGCGCGGGCACCAGTGAAATCCGCCGCATGCTGATCGGACGGGAGCTTTTTGATAAGTCGTCGTAG
- a CDS encoding uncharacterized protein (TIGR00369 family) (product_source=TIGR00369; cath_funfam=3.10.129.10; cog=COG2050; pfam=PF03061; superfamily=54637; tigrfam=TIGR00369) → MSTLNPPELAEKVINQGFTKAAGVRVVHLEPGKVELALPRREDLLQFAGHFHGGVIAALADQAAGMAVTSKLPRGKIGVTVEFKVNFLASADGGEIIARAEAIQVGGTIGVATIEVFTKNENSERRCAFGTATMRAVDLPKPFT, encoded by the coding sequence GTGAGCACATTAAATCCGCCAGAACTGGCGGAGAAAGTTATCAACCAGGGATTTACAAAGGCAGCGGGCGTTCGCGTGGTTCATCTTGAACCGGGCAAGGTCGAACTGGCACTGCCCCGCCGGGAAGATCTACTGCAATTCGCCGGGCACTTCCACGGCGGCGTGATCGCCGCACTTGCGGATCAGGCTGCCGGCATGGCGGTGACGAGCAAGCTTCCCCGAGGGAAGATCGGCGTCACTGTCGAGTTCAAGGTCAACTTTCTGGCCTCCGCCGACGGAGGTGAAATCATCGCCAGAGCGGAGGCCATTCAGGTCGGCGGCACCATCGGGGTGGCCACGATCGAGGTATTCACCAAGAATGAAAATTCAGAACGCAGATGTGCGTTCGGCACGGCTACCATGCGGGCCGTCGATCTGCCAAAACCATTCACATGA
- a CDS encoding cytochrome P450 (product_source=COG2124; cath_funfam=1.10.630.10; cog=COG2124; pfam=PF00067; superfamily=48264): MHGTITVARDERLRAAREKAYTTPLSEFHPGHPELFRSDTLWPYFERLRNEEPVHFCSTSPVGNYWSVTKYNDIMHVDTNAAIFSSDVRLGGIMLRDVDERYQWPSFIAMDEPQHGPQRKTVSPMFTPTHLDKLAVLIRERSAEVLDNLPRNETFNWVERVSIELTTQMLATLFDFPWEDRRKLTRWSDIATALPKSMIYDSEEQRLAELGECADYFTRLWNERVNVEPRSDLISMMAHSDATRHMDRDNLLGNLILLIVGGNDTTRNSMTGSVLALNENPDEYDKLRANHALIDSFVPEVIRWQTPLAHMRRTALQDTELGGKLIKKGDRVVMWYVSGNRDSEVIENADSFIIDRARPRTHMSFGFGIHRCVGMRLAELQLKIIWEEILKRFDNIEVVGEPKRVYSSFVKGYETLPVRINA; encoded by the coding sequence ATGCACGGGACGATCACAGTTGCCCGCGACGAGCGCCTACGGGCTGCCCGCGAAAAGGCCTACACGACTCCCCTGTCGGAATTTCATCCCGGCCACCCGGAGCTGTTCCGATCAGACACGCTCTGGCCCTACTTCGAGCGCCTGCGTAACGAGGAGCCTGTTCACTTCTGCTCCACCAGCCCCGTCGGCAACTACTGGTCCGTGACCAAGTACAACGACATCATGCATGTCGACACCAATGCCGCGATCTTTTCTTCGGATGTCAGACTTGGCGGCATCATGCTGCGCGACGTGGACGAGCGATACCAATGGCCAAGCTTCATCGCGATGGATGAGCCCCAACACGGTCCGCAGCGCAAAACCGTGTCGCCGATGTTCACGCCGACACACCTTGATAAGCTTGCTGTCCTCATTCGCGAACGCTCTGCGGAGGTGCTCGACAATCTGCCGCGCAATGAGACGTTCAATTGGGTCGAGCGCGTATCGATTGAACTGACGACGCAAATGCTCGCCACGCTGTTCGACTTTCCCTGGGAAGATCGACGCAAACTGACGCGATGGTCCGACATCGCGACGGCGCTGCCAAAAAGCATGATCTACGACAGCGAAGAGCAGCGGCTCGCCGAACTCGGCGAATGCGCCGATTATTTCACGCGGCTGTGGAATGAACGCGTCAACGTCGAGCCGCGCAGCGACCTGATTTCAATGATGGCGCACAGCGATGCAACCCGCCATATGGACCGCGACAACCTACTCGGCAATCTCATTCTCCTGATCGTCGGCGGCAACGACACAACGCGGAATTCGATGACCGGCTCGGTGCTCGCTCTAAACGAAAATCCGGATGAATACGACAAGCTGCGCGCCAACCACGCATTGATCGACAGTTTCGTCCCGGAAGTTATTCGCTGGCAGACGCCGCTGGCCCATATGCGACGGACCGCACTGCAAGATACCGAACTTGGTGGAAAGTTGATCAAGAAGGGGGATCGCGTCGTGATGTGGTATGTCTCGGGCAACCGCGATAGCGAGGTCATCGAGAACGCAGACAGCTTCATCATCGATCGCGCCCGGCCGCGCACGCACATGTCGTTCGGCTTCGGCATTCATCGCTGCGTCGGCATGCGGCTCGCCGAACTTCAGCTCAAGATTATCTGGGAAGAAATCCTGAAACGCTTTGACAATATCGAGGTTGTCGGCGAACCGAAGCGCGTGTATTCGAGCTTCGTGAAGGGTTATGAAACCCTGCCGGTTCGCATCAATGCGTAA
- a CDS encoding lipoprotein-anchoring transpeptidase ErfK/SrfK (product_source=COG1376; cath_funfam=2.40.440.10; cleavage_site_network=SignalP-noTM; cog=COG1376; pfam=PF03734; superfamily=141523): MTRLLTVVVTAATLVAGTGVATADPEFNPFFQLFGGGPSGAGPIPRTTVDFPNNYAPGTIIINTKERRLYLIQSNGQALRYGIGVGRDGFRWGGVHRVSAKKEWPSWTPPAQMLRRRPDLPRHMVGGPDNPLGARAIYLGSTLYRIHGSNEPETIGQAVSSGCFRMVNEDVIDLYNRVRVGATVIVKN; encoded by the coding sequence ATGACGCGCCTTTTAACCGTTGTCGTAACTGCCGCGACCCTCGTTGCCGGCACGGGGGTCGCCACAGCGGACCCGGAATTTAACCCCTTCTTCCAGCTCTTCGGCGGCGGCCCCAGCGGCGCCGGTCCCATTCCCCGCACAACCGTCGATTTTCCGAACAACTATGCCCCCGGTACGATTATCATAAATACCAAGGAACGGCGGCTTTACCTGATCCAGAGCAATGGTCAGGCCTTACGTTATGGCATCGGCGTCGGCCGCGATGGCTTCCGCTGGGGCGGTGTCCACCGCGTTAGCGCCAAGAAGGAATGGCCGAGCTGGACCCCGCCTGCACAGATGCTGCGCCGCCGCCCCGATCTGCCGCGCCATATGGTCGGCGGTCCGGATAACCCGCTCGGCGCGCGTGCCATATATCTCGGCTCAACGCTTTATCGCATTCATGGCTCGAACGAACCTGAGACCATTGGACAAGCCGTCTCCTCAGGCTGCTTCCGCATGGTCAATGAGGACGTGATCGATCTCTACAATCGTGTGCGTGTCGGAGCGACAGTTATCGTCAAGAACTGA
- a CDS encoding acyl-CoA dehydrogenase (product_source=KO:K00249; cath_funfam=1.10.540.10,1.20.140.10,2.40.110.10; cog=COG1960; ko=KO:K00249; pfam=PF00441,PF02770,PF02771; superfamily=47203,56645), whose product MTQTEPNDFSDIRESVAKLCAQFPGEYWRKLDREMAYPQEFVKALIDAGYLSVLIPEEYGGAGLKLSAAAAIMEEIQLSGCNGGACHAQMYTMGVLLRHGSDAQRAKWLPRIASGELRLQAFGVTEPTSGTDTSSLKTFAKREGNGDYVVNGQKIWTSRAEYSDLMILLARTTPKDQAAKRTDGLSVFLVDMQEAKKAGGLSIRPIRTMMNHSTTEVFFDNLRVPAENLIGEEGKGFRYILSGMNAERILIASECVGDAKWFINKASAYAKERSVFGRPIGQNQGIQFPIAKAYANMRAAELMVREATRLYEAGKDCGAEANMAKMLAADASWEAANACVQTHGGFGFAEEYDVERKFRETRLYSVAPISTNLILSFLAEHVLGMPRSY is encoded by the coding sequence ATGACACAGACAGAACCCAACGATTTTTCCGACATCCGTGAATCAGTTGCGAAGCTTTGCGCGCAGTTTCCCGGTGAATATTGGCGCAAGCTCGACCGCGAAATGGCGTATCCGCAGGAGTTCGTCAAAGCGCTGATCGACGCCGGCTATCTCTCCGTCCTCATCCCCGAAGAATATGGCGGTGCAGGGCTGAAGCTTTCAGCGGCAGCCGCGATCATGGAGGAAATCCAGCTTTCCGGATGCAACGGCGGCGCCTGTCACGCGCAAATGTACACGATGGGTGTGCTGCTGCGGCACGGTAGCGATGCCCAGCGCGCGAAATGGCTACCGAGAATCGCGAGCGGCGAGCTGCGTCTGCAGGCGTTTGGCGTGACTGAGCCGACCAGCGGCACCGACACCTCCTCGCTGAAGACCTTTGCCAAACGCGAAGGCAATGGCGACTACGTCGTCAACGGCCAGAAGATCTGGACCAGCCGCGCGGAATACTCCGACCTGATGATCCTGCTGGCGCGCACCACACCGAAGGACCAGGCTGCAAAGCGCACGGATGGCCTGTCGGTCTTTCTGGTCGATATGCAGGAAGCGAAGAAGGCCGGCGGACTTTCGATCCGGCCGATCCGCACCATGATGAACCACTCCACGACGGAGGTATTTTTCGACAATCTGCGTGTGCCCGCTGAAAATCTGATCGGCGAAGAAGGCAAGGGCTTCCGCTACATTCTCTCCGGCATGAACGCCGAGCGCATTCTGATCGCCAGCGAATGTGTCGGCGATGCGAAGTGGTTCATTAACAAGGCCAGCGCTTATGCCAAGGAGCGCTCGGTGTTCGGCCGACCGATCGGCCAGAACCAGGGCATCCAGTTTCCGATCGCCAAGGCCTACGCGAACATGCGTGCTGCCGAGTTGATGGTAAGGGAAGCAACGCGCCTCTATGAGGCCGGCAAGGATTGCGGCGCCGAAGCCAACATGGCGAAAATGCTGGCAGCCGATGCGTCCTGGGAAGCGGCCAACGCCTGCGTGCAGACCCACGGCGGTTTCGGTTTCGCGGAAGAATATGACGTCGAGCGGAAGTTCCGCGAGACTCGGCTTTATTCCGTTGCGCCGATCTCCACCAACCTCATTCTGTCGTTCCTCGCCGAGCATGTCTTGGGCATGCCGCGCTCCTATTGA
- a CDS encoding NAD(P)-dependent dehydrogenase (short-subunit alcohol dehydrogenase family) (product_source=COG1028; cath_funfam=3.40.50.720; cog=COG1028; pfam=PF00106; superfamily=51735) yields MKVSGKVVVVTGGANGIGQALCEIFHREDASKVVVADLDGERAKVVADSIGGAAFVCDVAKENDIRELIEKTEQQFGPIELFCSNAGIGGGFDPLSENAGGTSDEPWAKSWAIHVMAHVYAARHLIPRMKARGGGYFLNTISAAGLLSQVGSAAYSTTKHAAVGFAENLAISHKAHNIRVSILCPQGVETNMLRGLPKGPQSGDGNLTPEEVAESALQGIDRETFLILPHPQVIDYMRKKTDNYDRWIGGMAKLQAAAREAHGEK; encoded by the coding sequence ATGAAAGTTTCGGGAAAAGTTGTTGTTGTCACCGGCGGTGCCAATGGCATCGGTCAGGCGCTTTGCGAAATCTTCCATCGCGAGGACGCATCGAAGGTCGTCGTTGCTGATCTCGACGGCGAGCGAGCGAAAGTCGTTGCTGACTCCATTGGCGGCGCGGCATTTGTCTGCGATGTGGCTAAAGAAAACGATATTCGCGAATTGATCGAGAAGACCGAGCAACAGTTTGGTCCAATCGAATTGTTCTGCTCGAATGCAGGCATTGGCGGCGGATTTGATCCGCTCTCGGAGAATGCCGGTGGCACGTCGGATGAGCCGTGGGCGAAAAGCTGGGCGATCCATGTCATGGCGCACGTTTATGCGGCGCGTCATCTTATCCCACGCATGAAGGCGCGCGGCGGCGGATATTTCCTCAATACGATTTCAGCAGCAGGCCTTCTGTCTCAGGTTGGTAGCGCCGCTTACTCGACGACCAAACACGCGGCCGTGGGCTTCGCGGAAAACCTCGCGATTTCGCACAAGGCGCACAACATTCGTGTTTCGATTCTTTGCCCCCAGGGCGTTGAAACCAACATGCTGCGCGGCTTGCCGAAAGGCCCGCAATCGGGCGACGGCAATCTCACGCCGGAAGAGGTCGCGGAATCAGCATTGCAGGGGATCGATCGCGAGACGTTCCTGATCCTGCCGCATCCGCAGGTGATCGATTACATGCGAAAGAAGACTGATAACTACGACCGGTGGATCGGCGGCATGGCAAAACTTCAAGCTGCGGCGCGCGAGGCGCACGGAGAGAAGTAG
- a CDS encoding hypothetical protein (product_source=Hypo-rule applied; cath_funfam=2.30.30.380; cleavage_site_network=SignalP-noTM; pfam=PF11150; superfamily=52540; transmembrane_helix_parts=Inside_1_6,TMhelix_7_29,Outside_30_274) yields the protein MQILSPLWRIAFGFAATLCAAALAAAISHSACADPAGTVARQHSDKKAFTDTQIIEGFMKTAFGAEYHLAGRVDRIRKYHMPVRVFIDGSHRIDRRTQVGKVINDIAKRVQHLDIAVTNKRDDANTIITLVRDRDLQKTITSFYGAEKAKEIKESLDPQCLSGFRKNDEYEIQRSDVILTVDSSDFVFHDCAYEELLQSLGPINDTNSVPWTMFNDDVSMGFFDIYDQYIMNILYDPRIRAGMTVDEVRAILPEILPDVRSWVAKTNHLPLPPQ from the coding sequence ATGCAAATCCTTTCACCGCTCTGGCGAATTGCGTTCGGCTTCGCGGCCACGTTGTGTGCTGCCGCGCTTGCCGCTGCCATTTCACACTCAGCTTGCGCAGATCCTGCGGGTACCGTCGCCCGGCAACACAGCGACAAAAAGGCGTTCACAGATACCCAGATCATCGAAGGCTTCATGAAAACTGCCTTCGGCGCAGAATACCATCTCGCCGGCCGTGTCGACAGAATTCGCAAATACCACATGCCGGTCCGCGTCTTTATCGACGGCTCCCACCGCATCGACCGGCGCACGCAGGTCGGCAAGGTGATCAACGATATCGCCAAGCGCGTGCAGCACCTTGATATCGCTGTTACAAACAAACGCGACGACGCCAATACCATCATTACGCTGGTGCGCGACCGCGATCTGCAGAAAACGATCACCTCGTTCTATGGTGCAGAGAAAGCCAAAGAGATTAAGGAATCCCTTGATCCTCAGTGCTTATCGGGCTTCCGCAAGAACGATGAATACGAAATTCAGCGCTCCGATGTCATTCTGACTGTCGATAGCAGCGACTTTGTCTTCCACGATTGCGCTTACGAAGAATTGCTGCAGTCACTGGGACCGATCAACGACACGAACTCGGTCCCGTGGACCATGTTCAATGACGATGTGTCGATGGGCTTCTTTGATATCTACGACCAGTACATTATGAATATTCTTTATGATCCGCGCATCAGGGCCGGAATGACTGTCGATGAGGTACGCGCAATTTTGCCGGAAATTCTGCCGGACGTGCGGTCCTGGGTCGCCAAGACCAATCATCTACCTTTGCCGCCGCAGTAG
- a CDS encoding 3-methylfumaryl-CoA hydratase (product_source=KO:K09709; cog=COG3777; ko=KO:K09709; pfam=PF13452; superfamily=54637) has product MSDKLDIDHLRQWIGRTQKASDIVTAQLVRALRATLFMDIGNPADGDAAPLTTHWCLAQPVAPMNELGPDGHPARGGFLPPVPLPRRMWAGGQLEFLDALRVGDDVTRSSRIADVTLKTGSTGALCFVTVDHTITTRRGVAIRERQDIVYRDVTPTGAQKAPAPASPGPAARHRETHMADPVLLFRYSALTFNGHRIHYDRDYVTKVEGYPGLVFHGPLQAALLVEFAAKLNGGNSPKTFSYRGVQPLFDGAEFSVNADDGASEMAVWTANADGVPTMKATASW; this is encoded by the coding sequence ATGAGCGACAAGCTGGATATCGATCATCTGCGGCAATGGATTGGCCGGACGCAGAAGGCGTCCGATATTGTCACGGCCCAGCTCGTCAGAGCACTGCGCGCCACCCTGTTCATGGATATCGGCAACCCAGCGGACGGCGACGCCGCGCCGTTGACAACCCATTGGTGCCTGGCTCAGCCGGTTGCGCCGATGAACGAACTTGGACCGGACGGGCATCCCGCACGCGGTGGCTTCCTTCCACCGGTGCCATTGCCGCGGCGGATGTGGGCCGGCGGGCAGTTAGAGTTTCTCGATGCACTGCGCGTGGGAGACGACGTGACGCGGTCATCGCGCATCGCCGACGTGACCTTGAAGACGGGCAGCACCGGCGCGCTGTGTTTCGTCACCGTCGATCATACGATTACGACACGTCGCGGCGTCGCTATCCGCGAGCGGCAGGATATCGTCTACCGCGACGTGACGCCCACCGGAGCGCAGAAGGCTCCTGCCCCTGCCTCTCCCGGTCCTGCCGCACGGCATCGGGAAACGCACATGGCAGATCCCGTTCTGCTGTTCCGCTATTCAGCGCTGACGTTCAACGGCCATCGAATCCATTACGACCGGGATTACGTGACCAAGGTCGAAGGATATCCGGGACTGGTCTTCCATGGCCCGCTTCAGGCGGCCTTGCTGGTGGAATTTGCCGCCAAGCTGAACGGCGGCAATTCGCCGAAGACATTCTCATATCGCGGCGTGCAGCCTCTATTCGATGGCGCTGAGTTCAGCGTCAACGCCGATGATGGCGCGAGCGAAATGGCAGTCTGGACCGCGAATGCGGACGGTGTTCCGACCATGAAGGCCACGGCAAGCTGGTAG
- a CDS encoding itaconate CoA-transferase (product_source=KO:K18289; cath_funfam=3.40.50.10540; cog=COG1804; ko=KO:K18289; pfam=PF02515; superfamily=89796), which translates to MLPLEGLTVIAVEQAVAAPFCTSRLADAGATVFKVERPEGDFARGYDAAAKGQSSYFVWLNRGKKSVVIDLATDEGRKTLEKLIAGADVLVQNLKPGSMDRLGFSRERLRKDYPALICCTISGYGDDGPYAERKAYDLLIQAESGLASITGGPETPARVGLSIVDIATGATAHAAILEALIARSRTGQGADIRISMFDVMADWLTVPLLNAENGNTPKRMGLAHTSIAPYGVFRSKDGRDILISIQSEREWKKLTADVMSMPDLPNDPRFANGVERVRNRALTDKTVGDVFASMTRDELLKRLTDADIAFAEVNTMSDLSVHPHLRRIEVDTPNGPVSYPAPAAIVMGETRHYGAVPPVGNATDKIASGTKS; encoded by the coding sequence ATGCTGCCGCTTGAAGGATTGACCGTTATTGCCGTCGAACAGGCGGTCGCAGCTCCGTTCTGCACATCGCGGCTCGCGGATGCTGGTGCCACGGTCTTCAAGGTCGAACGCCCCGAGGGTGACTTCGCGCGCGGCTACGATGCAGCGGCTAAAGGGCAGAGCAGCTACTTCGTCTGGCTCAATCGCGGCAAGAAATCCGTCGTCATCGATCTTGCGACCGACGAAGGCCGCAAGACACTGGAAAAGCTGATCGCCGGTGCCGATGTGCTGGTGCAGAATCTCAAGCCGGGATCGATGGATCGTCTCGGCTTTTCCCGCGAACGTCTGCGCAAAGACTATCCAGCGCTGATCTGCTGCACCATCAGCGGCTACGGCGACGATGGCCCCTATGCGGAGCGCAAAGCGTACGACCTTCTGATCCAGGCCGAGAGTGGCCTGGCATCCATCACTGGTGGTCCGGAAACTCCGGCGCGGGTCGGCCTGTCCATTGTCGATATCGCGACCGGCGCGACAGCCCACGCCGCAATCCTCGAAGCACTGATCGCCCGCTCCCGCACCGGCCAGGGCGCCGACATCCGCATCTCTATGTTTGATGTGATGGCGGACTGGCTGACGGTGCCGCTCTTGAACGCGGAAAACGGCAACACGCCAAAGCGGATGGGCCTCGCTCATACGTCGATTGCGCCCTACGGCGTATTTCGCTCAAAGGATGGCCGCGACATTCTGATCTCGATCCAGAGCGAGCGGGAATGGAAGAAGCTCACCGCCGATGTTATGTCGATGCCGGATCTTCCGAACGATCCACGTTTTGCCAATGGCGTTGAACGGGTCCGCAACCGCGCGCTCACCGACAAAACCGTTGGCGATGTATTTGCCAGCATGACGCGCGATGAGCTTCTCAAGCGGCTGACGGATGCGGACATCGCCTTCGCGGAAGTCAACACTATGAGCGATCTTTCGGTGCATCCGCATCTGCGGCGCATTGAAGTGGATACGCCGAACGGCCCCGTCTCATATCCCGCACCGGCGGCGATCGTCATGGGCGAAACGCGCCATTATGGAGCTGTGCCTCCGGTCGGCAACGCGACTGATAAAATCGCAAGCGGAACGAAATCATGA
- a CDS encoding hemolysin III (product_source=KO:K11068; cog=COG1272; ko=KO:K11068; pfam=PF03006; superfamily=63848; tigrfam=TIGR01065; transmembrane_helix_parts=Inside_1_34,TMhelix_35_57,Outside_58_66,TMhelix_67_89,Inside_90_101,TMhelix_102_119,Outside_120_123,TMhelix_124_146,Inside_147_152,TMhelix_153_175,Outside_176_178,TMhelix_179_201,Inside_202_207,TMhelix_208_230,Outside_231_233): MAIFRLKQFNTAKRSIGGGVIRWDYDRAELIADGVVHVLGAVLGLIAATALVVLAGVYASTPEIISVSIYVTGLLAMLGVSAIYNLWPVSRVKWVLRRFDHSAIYVLIAATYTPFLTEMNDRVVAVALMIGVWSVAIAGIAIKVFFPGRFDRLSVGLYLALGWSGVIAYDSVVASLPTSTLWFIAAGGLLYSLGVIFHVWERLRFQNAIWHSFVLLAAACHYTAVLDMILLGA; this comes from the coding sequence ATGGCAATTTTTAGGTTGAAACAGTTCAATACGGCCAAGCGTAGCATCGGCGGTGGTGTCATCCGCTGGGACTATGACCGCGCTGAATTGATTGCGGACGGCGTGGTGCATGTGTTGGGCGCCGTCCTCGGCTTAATTGCAGCGACAGCCCTTGTAGTCCTCGCCGGCGTCTACGCCTCGACACCCGAGATCATTTCTGTTTCGATCTATGTGACCGGATTGCTGGCGATGCTGGGCGTGTCCGCCATCTACAATCTGTGGCCGGTCTCACGCGTCAAATGGGTGCTGCGACGTTTTGACCATTCCGCGATCTACGTTCTGATCGCTGCAACCTACACGCCTTTTCTCACCGAAATGAATGATCGCGTTGTCGCGGTCGCCCTAATGATCGGCGTATGGTCCGTTGCCATTGCCGGCATCGCTATCAAAGTCTTCTTCCCGGGCCGGTTCGACCGCCTCTCGGTGGGGCTCTATCTCGCGCTCGGCTGGAGCGGCGTGATTGCTTACGACAGCGTTGTCGCATCACTGCCGACCTCGACGCTGTGGTTCATTGCGGCCGGCGGATTGCTGTATTCGCTGGGCGTGATTTTCCACGTCTGGGAGCGGCTGCGTTTTCAGAATGCGATTTGGCATTCGTTCGTGCTGCTGGCTGCAGCCTGCCACTATACCGCTGTCCTGGATATGATCCTGCTCGGTGCCTGA